Part of the Deinococcus radiopugnans ATCC 19172 genome, CCTCCTGGGTGTGCTGATCCTGCTGGCCCTGTTCGGCGTGGCGGCCTGGGCGCTGAAGCTGCCGGACAACCTCTGAGATGGACATCTTTTTAACGTATCTGCTGGCCTCCGGGCTGGCCCTGCCGCTGGGCGTTCTGATCGCGCGGCTGTACGCGGCCCCCGCCTCCCCCTTCACGGCGGGGCTGCTGCGGCTGTGCGGCGTGGACGCCTCGCGCGGCATGGGCTGGCGGCAGTACGGCTCGGCGCTGATCGGCACCAACGTGCTGCTGGGGCTGAGCGCCTACCTGATCTACGCGCTTCAGGGCGCGTTGCCCCTCAATCCTGACGGGATCGGCAATATGCGCTGGGACACCGCGCTGCACACCGCCGCCTCGTTCATCACCAACACCAACCAGCAGCACTACAGCGGCCAGAGCGGGCTGAGCTACTTCTCGCAGCTCGTCGCCACCGTGACGTTGCAGTTCGTGACCCCCGCCGTGGGCATGGCCGCCCTGTTCGCCGTGCTGCGCGGCTTGAAAGGACAGGCGAACGTGGGGAACTACTACCTGGACGTGACCCGCGCCGTGGGGGTGCTGGTGCCAGCGGCCTTCGTGCTGGCGCTGCTGCTGACCTCTCAGGGCGTGCCCAGCACTTACGGCGGCGCGAAGGTGGCGCAACTCATGGAGGCGCAGACGGTGGAAGGAAAAGCCGTCACCACCCAGACCATCCCCGTCGGCCCCGTCGCGGCGATGGTGGCGATCAAGCAGCTCGGCACCAACGGCGGCGGCTGGTACGGCCCCAACTCCTCGGTGCCGCTGGAAAATCCCACGCCGCTCAGCAACCTGCTGTCCATGACCAGCCTGATCGTCTTTCCCATCAGTCTGGTGTTCGCCTCGGGCCTGTTCCTGAACCGTCGCCGCTTCGGCGGGGCCATCATCGCCGTGATGAGCGTGACCTCGGCGGCGCTGACCTTCGGCGCGGTCATGGCCGAGCGGCAGCCCAACGCGGCGCTCTCTGGGCTGGCGGCCCCCGGCGGCAACCTGGAGGGCAAGGAAGTGCGCCTCGGCACCGACGCCACCGCGCTGTGGGCCAGCCTGACCACCCAGACCAGCAACGGCTCGGTGGCCGGGATGCACGACAGTTTCAATCCCCTGGGCGGGCTGGTGCCGCAACTGGGGATGTTCCTGAACGACGTGTACGGCGGCATCGGCGTGGGCATGATCAACATGCTGGTGTTCGTGGTGCTGACCGTGTTTATCGCGGGCCTGATGGTGGGCCGCACGCCGGAACTGTTCGGACGGAAAATTGAGGTGCGCGAGATCAAGCTGGCCTCGCTGATCATCCTGCTTCAGCCGCTGCTGGTGCTGGGCTTCACGGCGGCGGCGGTGTCTTTTCCCGAAATCACAGGCACCTCCAACCCCGGCTTCCACGGACTGTCGCAGGTGCTGTACGAGTACAACTCGGCCTACGCCAACAACGGCAGCGGCTTCGAGGGCCTGGGCGACAACACGCCGTGGTGGAATGTCACCTGCGCCATTGTGCTGATCCTGGCCCGTTTTTTGCCAATCCTGGGGCCGCTGGCAATCGCCGGACTCCTCGCCAGCAAGAAGGCCGCGCCCGAGACGAGCGGCACGCTGCGGGTGGACACCCCCATCTTCGCCGGCATGCTGCTGAGCGTGATGCTGCTGCTGCAACTGCTGAACTTCGCGCCCACGCTGGTGCTGGGGCCAGTGGCCGAGCAATTGACGCTGAGCCAACCCGCCTCTCCCACTACCGGAGTCCAGAAATGACCACCCTGCCGCAAGTGCCGGAAACCGGGCCGGAAGCCCCCCGCAAGAACATCTTCACCGGCGAACTCGTGGGCGGCGCACTCCGGGCCAGCGTCACCAAACTCGATCCGCGCAGCATGGCGAAAAGCCCGGTGATGTTCGTGGTGCTGGTGGGCGCGGTGCTGACCGCCTCCCTGACCCTCGCCAACATCGTCACGGGAAGGGGATGGGGCTACGAGCTGACCATCACCCTGCTGCTGTTGCTGACCGTGCTGTTCGCCAATTTCGCAGAGGGGCTGGCGGAAGCGCGCGGCAAGGCGCAGGCGCTGGGGCTGCGGGCCGCCCGCCAGGACACTCCCGCCCGCCGCCTGCTGAACGGCGTGGAAACCACCGTGCCCAGCACCCAACTGCGCCGGGATGACCTGATCGTGGTGGAGGCGGGCGAGATGATCCCCGGCGACGGCGAGATTGTGGAGGGACTGGCCTCGGTGGACGAGAGTGCCATCACCGGCGAGAGCGCCCCGGTCATCCGCGAGGCCGGAACCGATCACAGCGGCGTGACCGGCGGAACGCGAGTGCTGAGCGACCGCATCGTGGTGCGCGTGACCTCGCAGCCGGGCGAGAGCTTTTTAGACCGCATGATCGCGCTGGTGGAGGGGGCCAGCCGCCAGAAGACGCCCAACGAGCTGGCCCTGAGCATCCTGCTGGCCGCGCTGACGCTGATTTTTTTAATCGTGGTGGCGACGCTGCCGCTGCTGTCGCGCTTCGTGGGCATCAATGTGGATACGGTGACCCTGATCGCCCTGCTGGTCTGCCTGATTCCCACCACCATCGGGGGGCTGCTGCCCGCCATCGGCATCGCGGGGATGGATAGGGCCTTGCAGGCCAACGTGATTGCCAAGAGCGGCAAGGCGGTGGAAGTCGCCGGGGACGTGGACATCCTGCTGCTGGACAAGACCGGCACCATCACCATCGGCAACCGGCAGGCGACGCGCTTTGCCCCGCTGCCTGGTGTGAGTGAGACCGAGCTGGCCCGCGCCGCCGCACTGTCCTCGCTGGCCGATCCGACGCCCGAGGGCAAGAGCATCGTGACCCTGGCCCGCACCCTGACCGAATTACCCACCCAGCCGAGTGACGCCGAGTTCATAGAGTTCAGCGCCCAGACCCGCATGAGCGGTGTGGATTTTGCCGATGCGGGGGGAGCTGTAAAAATCCGCAAGGGCGCGGCAGACCGCATGGCGCGTTTTGCCTCCGAGTTTGGCGCAGCCGCACCCGCTGGTCTGACCGCCCTGGTAGAGGAAGTTGCCCGCGCTGGCGGCACCCCCCTGACCGTGGCTGAAGTGCGCGGCGGCGTGGCCCGCGTGCTGGGCGTGGTGGCGCTGTCCGACATCGTGAAGCCGGGGATGCGCGAGCGCTTTGACCAGTTGCGCCGCATGGGCCTGAGAACCGTGATGATCACGGGCGACAACCCCCTGACCGCCGAGGCGATTGCCAGGGAGGCGGGCGTGGACGGCTTTCTGGCCGAGGCCACCCCCGAGGACAAGCTCCAGATGATCCGGGACGAGCAGGCGGCGGGCCGCCTCGTGGCGATGATGGGCGACGGCACCAACGACGCCCCGGCACTGGCGCAGGCCGACGTGGGCCTGGCGATGCAGAGCGGCACCCAGGCGGCCAAGGAAGCGGCCAACATGATCGATCTGGATTCCGATCCCACCAAACTGATTGAAGTCGTGGAGATCGGCAAGGGCCTGCTGATGACGCGCGGGGCGCTGACCACCTTCTCCATCGCCAACGACGTCGCCAAATACTTCGCCATCCTGCCCGCGCTGTTCGCCGCGCAACTGCCCGCCCTGGGCGTGCTGAACGTGATGGAACTGGGCAGCCCGCGCAGCGCGATCCTCAGCGCCGTGATCTTCAACGCGCTGGTCATTCCGCTGCTGATCCCGGTGGCCCTGCGCGGCGTGCGCTACACCCCCGGCAGCGCCGACGCCCTGCTGGCCCGCAACCTGCTGATCTACGGCCTGGGCGGCGTGGTGGTGCCGTTCGTGGGCATCAAGCTGATTGACCTGCTGCTGTCCGTGGTGGGCGTGTAATGCCCGCCTTCACTTCCAGAGGAGTTTGCCCATGACCATTCCTTCCCATCCCGCCGACACTGCCCCTCAACCCGGCCTCTCCACGTGGCTGCGCTTCGCCCTGCTGTGGTTCGTGCTGTGCGGGCTGACGTACCCCGCCGTGACCACGCTGCTGGCGGGAAGCCTGTTCCCGGCGCAGGCGAACGGCTCGCTGATCACGCGAAATGGTCAGGTGGTCGGCTC contains:
- the kdpA gene encoding potassium-transporting ATPase subunit KdpA — translated: MDIFLTYLLASGLALPLGVLIARLYAAPASPFTAGLLRLCGVDASRGMGWRQYGSALIGTNVLLGLSAYLIYALQGALPLNPDGIGNMRWDTALHTAASFITNTNQQHYSGQSGLSYFSQLVATVTLQFVTPAVGMAALFAVLRGLKGQANVGNYYLDVTRAVGVLVPAAFVLALLLTSQGVPSTYGGAKVAQLMEAQTVEGKAVTTQTIPVGPVAAMVAIKQLGTNGGGWYGPNSSVPLENPTPLSNLLSMTSLIVFPISLVFASGLFLNRRRFGGAIIAVMSVTSAALTFGAVMAERQPNAALSGLAAPGGNLEGKEVRLGTDATALWASLTTQTSNGSVAGMHDSFNPLGGLVPQLGMFLNDVYGGIGVGMINMLVFVVLTVFIAGLMVGRTPELFGRKIEVREIKLASLIILLQPLLVLGFTAAAVSFPEITGTSNPGFHGLSQVLYEYNSAYANNGSGFEGLGDNTPWWNVTCAIVLILARFLPILGPLAIAGLLASKKAAPETSGTLRVDTPIFAGMLLSVMLLLQLLNFAPTLVLGPVAEQLTLSQPASPTTGVQK
- the kdpB gene encoding potassium-transporting ATPase subunit KdpB, translating into MTTLPQVPETGPEAPRKNIFTGELVGGALRASVTKLDPRSMAKSPVMFVVLVGAVLTASLTLANIVTGRGWGYELTITLLLLLTVLFANFAEGLAEARGKAQALGLRAARQDTPARRLLNGVETTVPSTQLRRDDLIVVEAGEMIPGDGEIVEGLASVDESAITGESAPVIREAGTDHSGVTGGTRVLSDRIVVRVTSQPGESFLDRMIALVEGASRQKTPNELALSILLAALTLIFLIVVATLPLLSRFVGINVDTVTLIALLVCLIPTTIGGLLPAIGIAGMDRALQANVIAKSGKAVEVAGDVDILLLDKTGTITIGNRQATRFAPLPGVSETELARAAALSSLADPTPEGKSIVTLARTLTELPTQPSDAEFIEFSAQTRMSGVDFADAGGAVKIRKGAADRMARFASEFGAAAPAGLTALVEEVARAGGTPLTVAEVRGGVARVLGVVALSDIVKPGMRERFDQLRRMGLRTVMITGDNPLTAEAIAREAGVDGFLAEATPEDKLQMIRDEQAAGRLVAMMGDGTNDAPALAQADVGLAMQSGTQAAKEAANMIDLDSDPTKLIEVVEIGKGLLMTRGALTTFSIANDVAKYFAILPALFAAQLPALGVLNVMELGSPRSAILSAVIFNALVIPLLIPVALRGVRYTPGSADALLARNLLIYGLGGVVVPFVGIKLIDLLLSVVGV